From the genome of uncultured Cohaesibacter sp., one region includes:
- the rpsM gene encoding 30S ribosomal protein S13: MIALQYIHGIGPKFAKEIVEQVNIAPERRVNELSDAEVLKIREVIDAGYTVEGDLRRQTSMNIKRLMDLGCYRGLRHRRGLPVRGQRTHTNARTRKGPAKAIAGKKK; the protein is encoded by the coding sequence GTGATCGCGCTTCAGTATATTCATGGCATTGGCCCCAAATTCGCCAAGGAAATCGTTGAGCAAGTCAACATTGCTCCCGAGCGCCGTGTGAATGAGCTGTCCGACGCTGAAGTCCTCAAAATCCGCGAAGTGATCGATGCCGGTTACACCGTGGAAGGTGACCTTCGCCGTCAGACCTCCATGAACATCAAACGACTGATGGACCTTGGCTGCTACCGCGGTCTGCGTCATCGTCGTGGCCTGCCTGTTCGCGGTCAGCGTACCCATACGAACGCTCGTACCCGCAAAGGTCCGGCTAAAGCGATCGCTGGTAAGAAGAAGTAA